A genomic stretch from Armigeres subalbatus isolate Guangzhou_Male unplaced genomic scaffold, GZ_Asu_2 Contig857, whole genome shotgun sequence includes:
- the LOC134204740 gene encoding uncharacterized protein LOC134204740 codes for MPFNCSRDCVGIRYRINSLHQTWKWLHQTIALHEYLISMTTSDTDAIGQKGINCAF; via the coding sequence ATGCCCTTTAACTGTAGTCGCGATTGTGTTGGTATTAGATACCGCATAAATTCCCTGCACCAGACCTGGAAGTGGCTGCACCAAACTATCGCCCTGCATGAGTACCTCATCTCTATGACCACTTCCGACACGGACGCTATTGGCCAGAAAGGCATCAACTGTGCGTTCTAA